From the Rhizobium sp. WSM4643 genome, the window CCAGATATGCAAAAACTCGATGCACTTGTCGGTCGTCTTGTTGGCGACGTCGGCGCCGCCGTTTCCGGTGTATTGGTCGTGCTTGGCGATAAGGTCGGAATCTTCAAGGCGATGGCCGACGGAACGCCGATGAGCGTCCAGGATCTTGCCAAGAAGACAGGGATAAGGGAGCGTTATCTCAGGGAGTGGCTGAGCGCCCAGGCGGCCGCGGACTATGTCGCTTACGATGAAAAGACGGATCGTTTCAGCCTGACGCCGGAACAGGCGATGGTATTTGCCGAGGAAAACAGCCCCGCCTTTTTCGTCGGCGCCTTCGAGGTCGTCCAATCCATGTGGATGGACGAGCCGAAGGTCGCCGATGCCTTCCGCACCGGCAAGGGTCTCGGCTGGCATGAGCACAGCACCTGCCTTTTCCGGGGTACCGAGCGGTTCTTTCGCCCTGGCTACAACAGCCATCTCGTCAACGAATGGATACCGGCTCTTGCCGGGGTCGAAGAAAAGCTCAAGGCCGGCGCCAGTGTCGCCGACGT encodes:
- a CDS encoding class I SAM-dependent methyltransferase, with protein sequence MREPDMQKLDALVGRLVGDVGAAVSGVLVVLGDKVGIFKAMADGTPMSVQDLAKKTGIRERYLREWLSAQAAADYVAYDEKTDRFSLTPEQAMVFAEENSPAFFVGAFEVVQSMWMDEPKVADAFRTGKGLGWHEHSTCLFRGTERFFRPGYNSHLVNEWIPALAGVEEKLKAGASVADVGCGHGASTILMAQAYPASRFTGFDYHGPSIERAKAAAEDAGVSDRVTFEKGSAAEFPGRGYDMVAMFDCLHDMGDPVGAGRHVKETLGPNGTWLIVEPFAHDHLKDNLNPVGRVYYGASTMICTPASLSQEVGLGLGAQAGEMKLRKVALDAGFTHFRRATETPFNMVFEVRA